The sequence AGGTGTATCATTGTTATCATTACCACTTTTTTGGAAGAATGAATAAAATTGTCCTCTCTTTGTCGGTCTATTATCATTATGTGACATGATATTCTAACAAGAAATACTAgacaccaaaaataaaaaatttatatttttagtttaaattttttttaatttttttataggttTATCATAATCTTTTCTAGATTTATTAcgtaaaaaattaataattcaagttgtaaaaataaaacatatataacaaTCGCCAAAAGTTTTCACCCAAATcctaaatcagaaaaacttaacaacaacaattaaaattggaaattgaataaaaaaagagaaaaacttacaAAGATTGAAGAACCCACTGAAGATAGGTTGGTACAATTTTTTAGAGGGGGAGAGCTATTTCTTCTAGGCTCTTAAGGTTTAAATATAGTGTTTTGGGTGGCTAGAAGAAAAATTCTGATGTTTGCttctaatcaaatttatattgGTTATAGACTGTATGTTTACTATTTCTTATATGCTTCAAGAGTGGGCTTATTTCTATATAGAGAGGTGtgcttattttaaatagaggGCTAGACTATAATTTACTTAACCTATATTTGGCTTAAACCACTAAGactacaacaaaaaaatcaacacTGGGCTGGAGTGTAGATCCGCCCTTGCCTACACATGGCACATGCATCTACGAAGAGTTTGAGTTCAATTTTGCTTCCATTTTGGAAGATCATAAATTCATCGGtctaaaatatctaaaatgTAGGGCTTATTTGTAGGTCTTAAAATGGGCAAAATAGACTTTGaaacaaagttttttttttttttaatagaaaaagcAAGAGGCTTATaattcaagtggttaagagcagttatttttgcatttgtaGTCCTGTATTCGAATCACTCCtaagaaattaaaggaaaaaaatgtaatgactcaaaaaaatatataaaaagttatggcatgaaaataaataagacaaaattttggtttaGGCTAGGGCTATGCTTACCAGAGTTAGGGCTGATTTTCAGAAGGATCAGATAGGAATCAGGGGATTCCAATTccaatccaaaaaaattcggaacaaaaatttattccaattttgttcaaaaaaatataGGAATGTCAATATCCATTCCAATTAGGAAAACTCGGAACTAAtatatttcagaattttttgggaaattttgGAAACtagttcaaaattttaaacatgCACAACCATATTGAACGCTTGAAAACTCTTGTATTCTCTAGTACTTGGATGTTGTTACCCTTTATGGAATAACTTGTCCATATACATTGgtcattaaaatatatttagcTTAACATGAAATTAAATTGTATGAAATCTAACCTTGAAATCCCACTATATTTCAAAATTCggaattttttgaaatttcgAGAGACATTCCTATTCCAGTCCAACTTTTTTCGGAATTTTTGGATGACGAAACTGATTTGGAGttgtcaaaattgaaaattttcaaatcgTATGGGTCAGAAACcagagttttaaaaaattagttcACTATATCAAAAGAACAGTACATTTCACTTGTTTTGCCTCAAAACCACTAAAGTGATGTGCCTTCTATAGTTTAGATGGAGGGAGTTGTGGTGTGACTTCTTTGTTACCTTTGGATGTAATATTAATACAACAGAACATGGCTCGGCTATACGTACACATGGTAGGAACAGAAGTGACAATGAGTGGAAAGGGACTTGCGTCTTGTAAGTATCTGCATAAACCTATTCAGTTTCCATTTGCAGACAAAAACATGTGCCTCACGACTTGATGCTCTCGTCCATTAGCTTATCAAAGTTTTGTCAATAGAGGCCCCGCCTATAGTACTAACACCTTAGtttgtcccaaaaaaaagaaaaaaaaggatggcAAAAATATCAGTAGACACATCTCAGAAGTCGACTAACTGCCTTCAGGAGCCTCTTTTAAATGGAGGTATTTGAAGAAACGGAATTGAATTTGACAACAATGCTAAATTTGTcacaaaatgttaaattatAAGATGTAATACATTTGAAATGAATTTGAAATGACCATATACAAGAAATCATTTggaattcatttattttcttcatttctttattcaaATCTTGACGTACATGAATTATACTAAcgtaattttataatttaaccCTGTAATATAATCTAAATACTTAAATTTTGAAGTCATCCCATCCAAAATGGAGCCTTaagatttaataaaatatcaagCTTCAGTTCAGAATAGGACATGGACCAATAAAGACTGCCGACAAATATCATTGGTTTTGCTTTCATTCTAAAAGCAGAAGTCCTAGTCCTGGAAGATTAGGATGCCACTTTAAAATGCAAACGTGCCCCTTGACTGTTGCTGGAGCAGACTCATTTATCTTCTACTTCTAGgttcatttctcaaatttaatttaaagatGTGAGATTAACAAGTATCAAGATAGAATTTCACCACAATTTGAAGAGAGATCAGAGAGAAAATTGTAGGGTAGGAGAGAGAGTAAACATAAATGAGGTTGAAATTCACACAAATTCCTAGTTTTATTTCTCCATTCAAATTCTAACATTTTGACTTATCAAATTGTCTGTGAGTTTCATTCAAATCCATATCCACTTTATAAACCTGGACCCAAACAtgcccaaatccaaatccaccTAAACAAATGGGCCTAAAGAATTTGATAATTCGAGGTGTGTAGCGTAACTGAGTCACTCTATAGAAGTCGTTCTATGGTGAGGGTGTCATAAATGCGGACCTTTATATTAGCCACATAATTCATCTAAACAGTAACTTCATTTAAGTTTAATGAAAGGATCCTGTGGTTAATATAAAGGTCCACATGAGGAGTCCATATATGAcaccctcactatagaatttcgtcattctatagtgagggcctAATATATGGCCTTTAGGTGAAGTCCTATCTCTTAACtgttggatcaaattggttaATCTGATCCAACGATTAAAAGATAGGGCCTCACCTAAAGGTCATATGtaaggccctcactatagaattcttggtAGCTCCTAAGTATTAACTGAAGTGTGAACTTTTATCTTCTGCTCCAACCATGCCAAgtttcagtttattttattttatttttttttaatttaaaaaaaaattgtgtatGAACGTAGGTGTACTCTGAAAGATAACAGGGCCTTCATCTCTAATTGGGGATGCTCATACAGAAACATTGAAGCAATAAGCAATACTCAATCaaatttacccaaaaaaaaagaaaaaaaaaaagtgtgacTTCTTTGTTGCAATGACAATCTTATATCATAGACACAGTACAAAAAGAGAATGAGATTTACTAAAATGAATTCCAAATTAAGCTCCTTTTAAGAATGGTACATTGTCTTTCTGGAACTTTTTAATGGATTTAATAACTTCCGCGGCCAATGCCTCATCCTCTGGGTAATAAGCAACGGGATCAGATAATAGGGAAGTTGGTAGGTTGAGCACACCTTCAAGTGTGGCATGGAGACAATAGGCTGAGTAGGTAACATGATATCCACCTTCTTGGACAATCAGAAGCCGTCCACTGCAGTGTCGGTCCGCCAGGCTACGAACAATCCTGCCAATCTCTTGATAACCCTCCATTGTCAAACACTGCCTTCCATTTGGATCAAACTGAGAACATAAGCAGTGTTAATGTATAAGCTACTTCAGTTTTTGTTGACAATAAAATTAGATTTCTTCGAAGGTAGCTAGAGAAGAACTTGAAGTTCATACTCTGATATGAAGAAGGATATTATTAAAGGGTAatgccaaaaaataaattggctACAGTTATTAGTACTAAACACAAACAGCTCTTTTCAAAATATGGGAAGTCTCTACATAAAGACGGTGATGATTTCAGTTTTGTTAAGCAGACACTTTTctcaataaataaacaaatcaaGCAAATCATCTAAATTGAAGTCATGCAGAAAGATTTAACTTACAGCACTTGAATCTTGGCCAATGACCAGAACCATCATTTCAGGCTTAAACTTTTGGATTGCAGGGACAACCAACTCAGTCATGGCATGCCTGTATCCACGGTCCCCGGTCCCATTTGGTAGAGGTATATTCAAATTATAACCAAACCCCTCCGCTTCACCAAGCTCATCAACAGAGCCATTCTGTGGGTGAGATGGACCCCATGAACCATGATTCATATGAAGGGAGGTTGTGAGAACCTTATCAGACCTATAGAATCCCTCAGCAGTCCCATTTCCATAATGGACATCGATGTCTATGACCGCAACCTTTGCGCATCCAGAATTTAAAGCGAATTGAACAGCAAGGCCGGCATTGTTAAGGAAGCAGTAGCCATCAGCTCGAGTAGGCTGAGCATGGTGACCCGGAGGCCTAACCAATGCATAAGCAATTTTTCCATGTCCATCAAGCACATGTTTCATTGCCGATAATGTTGTACCAGCAGCAAGAAGCGAGGCACCCCATGATCCGGGGTTCAAGAAAGTCCCAGCACATAACATCTTACCCCCTTCTCTATCCGCTTCAACTAGTTCATTTATGTATTCTGGCACAGCAGCATATATTTGAACCCAAACCAATATTCTTCATAACTTTACTAACTCATATATAGCACAAACGTAAGGATTTAAACAATCAAAGGATTAAAATTTGATAAACCCACGTCAGTTCGGTTTGAAAGTAATATTGGGTAATTGATTTCATCCAAATTCATTGGCACATAAATgaataaaacccaaaagaatTTGTAATTCAAAGCCTACAAAATCCCAGTACTATGCAATCAAAACCCAACCTACAAAGAGACTGCAAGTCCAAAGTGAACCCAAGTAgcaggagagagaaaggagcaACTCAAGAAGCAGAGCAATCAGAAGTTGAAAAAGTAAGCAAATTGATTCAAAGTGAATCCAAAAACCTGAAGAGTGGAAAGAGAGCAATTCAGAGAGCAGAGCAGGCCTTCCTGGGAGCCAAGAAATGTAGGGAGAGATAGGGCCTCTCTTTAGAATAGAAACCATGTTTTTGACTCTGTCAGAGTTCTCTGGGTGCTTTTCTAACACATCCAGAAACCCAGGATCCATTCCAGTGTCGAATACTCCATTGCCTGAGTTATGGTTGAGCATGCCTGAGTCCCAGAACACATCTATGCGGTCAGTTGGGGCAGTCGCAGTTGAAGCGGCCATTGATGAAGGaactctgttttttctttcgttCTTTTAGTTGGTGTTTTGCTAATGGGACCAGGTTGTTTTCAGTTATATGTCTCGTTTTGATTGGAAGGGCCAACTAAAATTGAGTTGGGTTGATAATGCCGGATAATGCTTGaatgttattttgttttaggCCTCGAGCTCACTGTATTCCATATCAACACTCGGGTTGTTGCTAAGTTTTGAGTTGGGCCTTAATTATAGATTAGGATTTGGATCGTCTCGTTGTGTTGGCAATCACTAACTTTAATCTAAGCGGGCCCATTattaatgtaatttttttttttttttctgaacaaacaaaagaactTACAATGAAGGTCGGCCTTAACTTTTGAGTGGCACCGGgcataaattaaaatgacccctttttcttttgtatataATCATAGTtgatcaagaaagaaaaaaatttctgcACATgaatgtattttctttttggcttaaTTATGGTATCCtattaaactaaaataatgAAAGAACATGAatcataaaacataaaaaactaTCAAATTGTTGACAATTGGGATGTTCTGCGGTCCTCTTCTATGGGTTTACTATTTGAGGTTTCTACGGTCCTCTCATGTGGGTCCTACTATATTGGTCTCTAGTTGCAGTTCTCGTCAGAGGTTTTTatgttgggttttgtttttgacttattcttttattgtaatggtcCAAAATGACCTGAATTATGAAAGCCCaacggccacacgtgctccacgtcacccaaaatgtgttgtccacgtgttaggcttgaaaattctCCACACGTGCGGgggcgtgtgagaatgtgaaggtaaagagtcccacattggaaagttgagaaacctagcaagggcttataaggagttgagttactccccccattgccaattgattttggggtggaacctcaacttccttcatggtatcagagcaagttgcccacgtgtgaaagccACGGACACACGTGCTCCACGTCACCTAAAATgtgttgtccatgtgttaggcttgaaaattcgccACACATGCGgggcgtgtgagaatgtgaaggtaaagagtcccacattggaaagttgtaAAACCTaacaagggcttataaggagttggggttttggggtggaacctcaacttccttcatggtatcagagcgggttagcccacgtgtgaaagcccaacggccacacgtgctccacgtcacccaatatgtgttgtccacgtgttaggcttgaaaattcgccACACGTGCAGGGgcatgtgagaatgtgaacctcaacttccttcatggtatcagagccaggttagcccacgtgtgaaagcccaacggccacacgtgctccacgtcacctaatatgtgttgtccacgtgttaggcttgaaaaaTCGCCACACGTGCGGgggcgtgtgagaatgtgaaggtaaagagtcccacattggaaagttaagaaacctaacaagggcttataaggagttgggttactccccccattgccaattggttttggggtggaaccttaACTTCCTTCACCTATTAGTCCATGAAatgtgtggtactctttcctcTCCTGAGATTCTTATCCTAGGAAGATTTTAACAATGCCACTGTTTCATGTCGCTCTTTGTATGTCTGTCAAATTAGAAGAAGTAAACATAAATGTTGGATTATTTGGATGTTtgttccaaaacaaaaaatataatatttaaatattcaatttACTAATTGTATTGCTAAGGATTCAAAGTGATTGTTATTTGAACTCTTGTTTTTTCAGACtctaaaaaaatcaatttaatatgaatttgaacaattatatataaaacatatagatacaaatttttttggggCCCTCTTGATATGAGGCCCTAGGCCGTCGCCCTCGGCCTTGCAAATACGTTActcaaaaataagaaaatacgTCAAGCATGGAATGgtaaattaaaatcaaaacattAAAAGCATAAGCTGAATAAAACAGGAGAAATCAACCATTCTCCCTTGATAAGCCAATGAAGCATAAACAAGAATATTTAACAACCTAGCTCTCTAGTTTTAATATGCTTCTCGAAATGAAAGCAGTATCCTTTTGACCTACGAGTTTCGCTTGGAGAGTAGGATGTCATGAGTCTTTGCGTGTATTGGAGTCCTGAATAGATAATTATTGAATTCTCTTTTGTACTTTACAATGTACAATTATCTTCTTCATTGGAAACAAAATTCTCTCTTTTCAATCGGTAAGGAAagttttaataattatttatttttggattctCTTTTGTGCAATACAAGACAAGTGAACGCAAAAAccattaataaaaaaacacatattgaGTCAAATAACGCGTTGTCACAATGCACATCATGCATGAAATTCGAGAACGCAAAAAAATCTATCTTCTGtttcactaaaaaataattttattttttgtcagaTCAAGAACGtatgatgaaaaaaaataaggaaaaagttTGGCTCTTTAAAACTAAGAAGGAGTTGCTCCTCATAACAAATGGAATTTTGACATTTGTTGAattccaaaagtgaaaaaaatgaaagaagctTGTCTCCTTAAAACTGATGAGGAGCTTCTTCTCAAAACAACCCTGATTCTGACAAATGTCAATTTCATTTaacttttactttttctgaatttttttatttattttctttgtttcggAATTTGACAAGTGTCAAAATCTCATTTTGTTTGAGGAGGAGCTCTTCTTTAGGTTTAAAAAGGAATTCAAAAGCAAAATGTAGAGAGAAGTGATATGCCAAAGATAAAGTTTCACCTTGTTTATTCTTATCTTAATCTTTGGTAGAAccacctatttataggcttacaaGATAGGATATTGAATACCATCATTTCAATATATCTATAGGTTACAAGcactaattacaaatacttaGTGCATAGGTTACATAAAATCCAACGGTAGAATACTAAGAGGGATGGTGGTCATCCACCAACCCATgcatttacaacactcccccttggatgTCCACCATACAATGACATAGTTCCCTCattaaaaaccttgcttggaaaacCCAGTGGGAGAAAACCGAagtgaagggaaaaagagtgaaACTTTCTTCTGGATCATTGATATGGTGTTGGATGCGCTTatgttgcctcgttaaaaccttgctaggaaaaacccagtgggacaaaaaacctagtcgaagggaaaaagagtacaacacGCATATGTCCTACATGTAGTAGAATTgggatgctccccctgattaatatctccccctgattaatatctccccTTCTTTGAtttgagcaatacaagcaacATTGTCTTCATACATGATCGTCTATCACACTATTCGACctgtttttcacttttcaaatgATTGAAATATTTAGGAGCATCACCAACAAATTTAATAGTTAGAATATGTTACAAtaatatcaaatttgaattcaaaatactCAAACTTTTAGTGATAACTCTTAATTAAGAATATTTTGGTACTTTATATCCTTCAAGAGGTTGCTTCATCCGTtatatctcaaatatttcatgaGCTTTGAGGATTTCCATGTACCATATCTTAATAAATATGCATTTAACATATGCTATAAGTTTCACGTTAAAGTAACAACTGCACTTATAGAAATGTGGATGCATCTATGATGAGATGGGAGACTAAAACCATGTCTCTCCCAGGAAACCTTATGTCATATTAGTGATCTTATTTTACTTCATAAGCACCAATTCGTAACCTTCATACTTAACATTTGTAATTTGGTGTTTGAGTTATAGGTTCAATATCCTAGACTTCATATTTAGTGATAAATGGAATTGCCtatttccattttggccaatcactTAACTTGTCAACATTCATAAGACGAGATTTAATATAATCATAGCCCTTGATGATTGTAGTAGCTACTAATAAACCAAATGTATCATCAATTCGTGATCCCAcaattctcatgtgcatgcgcatgcataaTTTATAAGCATCTCATTGCTTTGGGGTACCAATGCCTTTTCATAGGCTTATGTTGTCACTTATTAGACAAACATCTCTTTTACAATGAATTATTTAGAATATGTGGATCATAACCTCCTATAGAGCGTTATTTTTTATAgggcttgaatttttcaaataatctcCACTTATGAGGAGGTAAGTCTTTAGAACCTATATTTCTGTCATGCTTCAggcatgcattatatatatagtcaccATGTTAATGGATTGTGATATGAGAATATCAATCCATGTTAGCATATGTACAACTTTTATATGCATTATCTTGATGAGACAAAAGCGGATTGATTCAACACTATTTCACGACGTTCTTCAGGAACTGCCATTTCTCCCCCTAATGGCGGGGAAATTGTCtcaaaatttaggaaaataaactcatcatcattatcaagTCAAATTGACTGGATTGGATAATGTGGGAGTTGTGCTCGTAAACGTCTTGACAAGAGACAAATATGTGACCATTTTAGTAGgcacaattaataaaactggTGAAGTGATCCATAATTAAATGTTATATAAGCTCACAAATATCCCCTTGAATTATTTCAGGAAAGAGGGCTCAAAGTCAATTTTTGACTTTGATGATCTCATGACAACTTTTATTTGTGAGGATTCTTTGTAATGATATTTGTTggacaagacaatattttgagtCTTTAAATGATGAGCATTCTTTGTAATGATATTTGTTggacaagacaatattttgagtCTTTAAACAATGTCCatacaaatttataaaactcttATGTGTCATTGTGGAATATTGTCTCATCAAGATAATCATACCACAACATAAAAGTTATCCGGTCAATGAACTTCTGGTTCATGATATTATAATCTTCAACTACTTTAATAGTTGTGTAATATTGGGGCCTCATGAACTTTTGGTTCATGACATCATAAACTTCAACTACTTTAATAGTTGTGTAATATTGGGGCCTCATGAACTTTTGGTTCATGACATCATAAACTTCCTacccacaaaagaaagtaggaAGTTTCTCCAATAGACGCCTCTGACTGTCAATATTGGGGCTGTAATACAAAACATTATCAtcgtaaaaagaaattaactaataaaccaacataaataaaataaaatgagtaAAGTGGTATAAATGaggaataaattaaataaattaaataaattaaagactaTGAAATTCCAAGATAATCCAATATTAATGTGTATTCAATATGTAGAGAAAACTACAAGTTTAAGAATTGGGTTTCCAACCAATTCAGGTTCATATAGGCACAAATAAGTAATGAACTTCAGGTTCATATATAGTATTAAGATCCACAAAAAACTATGAACTTCAGGTTCatatcaatatatatttgaaacttCAAGTTCGAATACgtagatataaataaattgaattaataGTTGTGCTTTGAACTTCATACTCAAATCAATGTATATGCACTCGAAACTTCTGGTTCGGGTTTTTGACATATGTAGGCCTCATGGAATTCCGATTTTGATTAATACAAAATCGAGGAGTTTCATGTCCTTATGTGCTCTTTAAATTCGCGAAACTTCACGCCCTCAATTATTTGGAATCAAAGAACTTCAGGTTTTGATTCAATCAAAAGAACTCTAGGTCCTAATCTAATTATATGATGAGGATCGAGGAACTTCGGGCCCTAATCTTTTGTATAATACAAACTCATCATAATAATTAAGATCatacttaaaattaaataaacaaacaaaaaaaaaaaaacatggcaTTATATTCATGTGTAATAAgaataagaaattttttttttttttcttaaacgAGCATGATGAAGTCTGATGGGGAGTACAAAGAAACTCTATACCATGTGATGACTCTAGCTCatataagaagaaagaaaattcaaagaaagaaaacataccAAGAGCAAtgtcgtgctgataacgtgttataaaactagagggAAAAATGTAGAGAGAAGTGATATGCCAAAGATAAAGTTTCACCTTGTTTATTCTTATCTTAATCTTTGGTAGAAccacctatttataggcttacaaGATAGGATATTGAATAccatcatttacaatatatCTATAGGTTACAAGcactaattacaaatacttaGTGCATAGGTTACATAAAATCCAACGGTAGAATACTAAGAGGTATGGTGGTCATCCACCAACCCATGCATTTACAACatctatttgttttttttatagagaaaatTGTATTGCATTCAATCCAAAGAGAACATTACAATGTAAGAACGAGCAT comes from Prunus dulcis chromosome 6, ALMONDv2, whole genome shotgun sequence and encodes:
- the LOC117631589 gene encoding histone deacetylase 8 yields the protein MAASTATAPTDRIDVFWDSGMLNHNSGNGVFDTGMDPGFLDVLEKHPENSDRVKNMVSILKRGPISPYISWLPGRPALLSELLSFHSSEYINELVEADREGGKMLCAGTFLNPGSWGASLLAAGTTLSAMKHVLDGHGKIAYALVRPPGHHAQPTRADGYCFLNNAGLAVQFALNSGCAKVAVIDIDVHYGNGTAEGFYRSDKVLTTSLHMNHGSWGPSHPQNGSVDELGEAEGFGYNLNIPLPNGTGDRGYRHAMTELVVPAIQKFKPEMMVLVIGQDSSAFDPNGRQCLTMEGYQEIGRIVRSLADRHCSGRLLIVQEGGYHVTYSAYCLHATLEGVLNLPTSLLSDPVAYYPEDEALAAEVIKSIKKFQKDNVPFLKGA